A genome region from Arthrobacter sp. SLBN-100 includes the following:
- a CDS encoding DUF5058 family protein, whose translation MTTAETSGTSTDILSIANLPVLWVLAIGVFGAIILQSVIYMRAARKAGPAADISQIELKQSFRAGAVAAIGPSLAVVLVSIALLTLFGTPAVLVRIGLVGSAATESASASLAATTMGATLGGPGYNQSVFAVAFMAMSMSGAMWMISTLVLTPILRRGDSKLRAVNPSLMAIVPAAALIGAFASLGIAELGKTPVHIVTVIVSALAMGICLTLAKKFAVAWLREWGLGISIVVGLFVAYAAHTSGMAA comes from the coding sequence ATGACTACTGCAGAAACTTCCGGGACCTCCACGGACATCCTCTCAATTGCCAACCTCCCCGTCCTTTGGGTGCTGGCCATCGGTGTCTTCGGGGCCATTATTCTCCAATCCGTCATCTACATGCGCGCCGCCAGGAAGGCAGGGCCGGCCGCGGATATCTCCCAAATCGAGTTGAAGCAATCATTTCGGGCCGGCGCCGTGGCGGCGATCGGCCCGTCCCTGGCCGTTGTGCTGGTCAGCATTGCGCTGCTGACCCTGTTCGGAACGCCCGCGGTGCTGGTCCGAATCGGCCTTGTGGGTTCCGCAGCCACGGAATCTGCATCGGCGAGCCTCGCCGCCACCACCATGGGGGCAACGCTCGGCGGCCCGGGTTACAACCAGAGCGTCTTTGCCGTGGCATTCATGGCGATGAGCATGTCCGGTGCAATGTGGATGATTTCCACGCTGGTCCTCACTCCGATCCTCCGACGCGGTGATTCGAAGCTGCGTGCGGTCAACCCTTCCCTGATGGCGATCGTTCCCGCGGCCGCGCTGATCGGGGCGTTCGCCAGCCTCGGCATCGCGGAGCTCGGCAAGACCCCGGTGCACATCGTCACTGTCATAGTGTCTGCCTTGGCCATGGGCATCTGCCTAACGCTGGCCAAAAAGTTTGCCGTCGCATGGCTACGGGAATGGGGGCTTGGGATCTCGATCGTGGTTGGCCTCTTTGTCGCCTACGCCGCCCACACGTCCGGAATGGCTGCCTAG
- a CDS encoding M20 family metallo-hydrolase, which yields MLDLIDQSQEAAERLGNGILELATYRDATRPGWTREVFSEAYRESRQWVSEQMAGAGLEVRVDAAGNIVGRLAGNDPNAPALVTGSHTDTVDGGGRFDGVVGVLGALEAARLLRESGQRLHRDLLVVDFLGEESNAFGLSCLGSRAITGELSHADLDRQDYRGVSLGQAYRDFGLDPGAALQTRWARSSPLHAFIELHIEQGPTLEQRQLPLGMVTAITGIERLVATFTGSPDHAGTRAMDDRRDAMVAAAEAVLAVRRQGCGAPNHGVATTTRVESESRSPNVVPSLVRMTSEVRSVDNVWLSGVRGRLAEEILGSARNLGVDVDFDWTTDNPVVQAHPRIHDVAAAAADASGIPWMPIPSGATHDAVHMAALAPMGMIFVPSKAGKSHCPEEWTEFTDIAIGVGALAQTLTGLDRTELLTH from the coding sequence ATGCTCGATCTCATCGATCAGAGCCAAGAAGCCGCCGAACGACTCGGTAACGGCATTTTGGAATTGGCCACGTACCGCGATGCGACCCGGCCAGGTTGGACCAGGGAAGTGTTCAGCGAGGCGTACCGGGAATCCCGGCAGTGGGTTTCCGAGCAGATGGCTGGAGCCGGACTTGAGGTCCGGGTGGACGCCGCCGGCAATATCGTCGGCCGGCTCGCCGGCAACGATCCGAACGCCCCGGCGCTGGTAACCGGTTCGCACACGGACACGGTTGACGGCGGCGGCCGTTTCGACGGCGTCGTGGGCGTGCTTGGTGCGTTGGAGGCCGCTCGGCTGCTCCGGGAATCCGGGCAACGGCTCCACCGAGACCTCCTGGTTGTGGATTTTCTCGGCGAGGAATCCAATGCCTTCGGCCTCAGCTGCCTGGGCAGCAGGGCCATCACTGGCGAACTATCCCACGCGGACCTGGACCGGCAGGATTATCGCGGCGTCAGCCTCGGGCAGGCGTACCGCGACTTCGGGCTCGATCCCGGGGCCGCGCTACAGACGCGCTGGGCCCGCAGCTCACCGCTCCACGCCTTCATAGAGCTGCATATCGAACAGGGCCCCACTCTGGAACAGCGCCAGCTACCGCTTGGCATGGTCACGGCTATCACCGGAATCGAGCGGCTCGTCGCAACCTTCACGGGAAGCCCCGACCACGCCGGCACCCGGGCGATGGATGATCGCAGGGACGCTATGGTTGCAGCGGCCGAAGCGGTACTCGCTGTCCGCCGCCAAGGTTGCGGCGCCCCCAACCACGGGGTCGCCACCACCACCCGTGTCGAATCCGAGTCACGCTCGCCCAACGTGGTGCCATCCCTCGTACGGATGACCAGCGAAGTCCGCAGCGTCGACAACGTCTGGCTTAGCGGGGTCCGTGGCCGGCTGGCCGAGGAAATCCTGGGCAGTGCACGGAACCTAGGAGTCGACGTCGACTTCGACTGGACCACGGACAACCCCGTCGTTCAGGCCCATCCACGTATCCACGACGTAGCCGCAGCGGCCGCTGACGCCAGCGGCATTCCGTGGATGCCCATCCCCAGCGGGGCTACCCACGACGCCGTTCATATGGCGGCGCTCGCGCCGATGGGCATGATCTTTGTACCGTCCAAGGCCGGCAAAAGCCACTGCCCGGAGGAATGGACCGAATTTACTGACATCGCCATCGGCGTCGGCGCCCTCGCACAGACGCTGACCGGGCTCGACCGCACCGAGCTTCTAACGCATTAG